The Acidimicrobiia bacterium genome contains a region encoding:
- a CDS encoding citrate synthase: protein MSEPPAVLRYGERELELPLVVGTEGERALDISKLRAESGFVTLDNGFVNTASCESSITFIDGEAGILRYRGIDIEELVSVPVPSFLETSYLLIYGELPNTAQLDDFRFGIRKHTLLHEDAKRLFDAFPKDAHPMGTLSAAVSALSTFYQDSSDPHDPDQVQLSIIRLMAKLPTIAAYSYKKSIGQPFLYPDNSLDLIENFLTMMFAVPSERYEVSQTVVHALKELLILHADHEQNCSTSTVRLVGSSEANLFASIAAGINALWGPLHGGANQAVMEMLEEIHASGDDIAPYVKMAKDPSNAFKLSGFGHRVYKNYDPRARILKEACHRVIGELGSMDHLLDLALRLEDVALNDEYFVERRLYPNVDFYSGLIYRAMGFPKQMFPVLFAMGRLPGWIAHWKEMMESPATKIGRPRQIYVGPTKHPYVPIDERG from the coding sequence ATGAGCGAGCCGCCTGCCGTCCTGCGCTACGGGGAACGTGAGCTCGAGCTCCCGCTCGTCGTCGGTACCGAGGGCGAACGGGCGCTCGACATCTCGAAGCTGCGCGCCGAGAGCGGTTTCGTCACGCTCGACAACGGCTTCGTGAACACCGCGTCGTGCGAGTCGTCGATCACGTTCATCGACGGCGAGGCCGGCATCCTCCGCTACCGCGGCATCGACATCGAAGAGCTCGTATCGGTACCGGTCCCCTCGTTCCTCGAGACGTCGTATCTGCTCATCTATGGCGAACTCCCCAACACCGCGCAACTCGACGACTTCCGGTTCGGGATCCGCAAGCACACACTGCTCCACGAAGACGCGAAGCGCCTCTTCGACGCGTTCCCCAAGGACGCGCACCCCATGGGCACGCTGTCGGCCGCGGTGAGCGCACTGTCCACCTTCTACCAGGACAGCAGCGATCCCCACGACCCCGATCAGGTGCAGCTCTCGATCATCCGCCTGATGGCCAAGCTGCCCACGATCGCCGCGTACTCGTACAAGAAGTCGATCGGCCAGCCCTTCCTCTACCCCGACAACAGCCTCGACCTCATCGAGAACTTCCTCACGATGATGTTCGCGGTGCCGTCGGAGCGTTACGAGGTGAGCCAGACCGTCGTGCACGCGCTCAAGGAGCTCCTCATCCTGCACGCCGACCACGAACAGAACTGCTCCACGTCCACGGTGCGGCTGGTGGGTTCGAGCGAGGCCAACCTCTTTGCCTCGATCGCGGCCGGGATCAACGCGCTGTGGGGTCCGCTCCACGGCGGCGCCAACCAGGCCGTGATGGAGATGCTCGAGGAGATCCACGCGAGCGGCGACGACATCGCCCCCTACGTGAAGATGGCGAAGGACCCGTCGAACGCGTTCAAGCTCTCGGGCTTCGGCCACCGCGTCTACAAGAACTACGACCCGCGCGCCCGCATCCTCAAGGAAGCATGCCACCGCGTGATCGGCGAGCTCGGCAGCATGGACCACCTGCTCGATCTCGCGCTGCGGCTCGAAGACGTCGCGCTGAACGACGAGTACTTCGTGGAACGAAGGCTCTATCCCAACGTCGACTTCTACTCGGGCCTCATCTACCGCGCGATGGGATTCCCCAAGCAGATGTTCCCTGTGCTGTTCGCGATGGGCCGGCTACCCGGCTGGATCGCGCACTGGAAAGAGATGATGGAGAGCCCCGCCACCAAGATCGGCCGACCGCGCCAGATCTACGTGGGCCCCACGAAGCACCCCTACGTTCCGATCGACGAGCGCGGCTAA
- a CDS encoding SDR family NAD(P)-dependent oxidoreductase → MRIEGSRIIVTGASSGIGAALAEMLAERGATVGLVARREDRLHTVLAACREHAPDSRYWAADLADLERAEQVVHKAWDTFGGVDCLVNNAGIPKRTPVPRLTPSDVAHVMDVNFHAPVRMTLALLPHWLERGAGCVVNVSSLGGRLPIAHEAAYCASKFALCGWSEAMAVDLHGTGVDVKLMLPGPIDTEIWDQPDNDPAPFKGPFVPAVECAAAIMEGMEGDGFEYYVPAAFPGGGTQYDVVVNKTADTDAFVRLMGTLDESTRGD, encoded by the coding sequence GTGCGGATCGAGGGTTCTCGAATCATCGTCACCGGCGCGTCATCCGGGATCGGTGCGGCTCTCGCGGAGATGCTCGCCGAACGCGGCGCCACCGTCGGGCTCGTCGCCCGCCGCGAGGACCGGCTGCACACCGTGCTCGCGGCGTGCCGGGAGCATGCGCCCGACTCCCGGTACTGGGCCGCCGATCTCGCCGACCTCGAGCGTGCCGAGCAGGTCGTGCACAAAGCGTGGGACACGTTCGGCGGTGTCGACTGCCTCGTCAACAACGCCGGGATACCGAAGCGCACACCGGTTCCGCGCCTGACACCGTCCGACGTGGCGCACGTGATGGACGTGAACTTCCACGCGCCGGTTCGCATGACCCTCGCCTTGTTACCGCATTGGCTCGAGCGCGGTGCGGGTTGTGTCGTGAACGTCTCGAGCCTCGGAGGTCGGCTCCCGATCGCTCATGAGGCCGCGTATTGCGCGAGCAAGTTCGCGCTGTGCGGGTGGAGCGAAGCGATGGCCGTCGACCTCCACGGCACCGGCGTCGACGTGAAGCTGATGCTCCCCGGCCCGATCGACACCGAGATCTGGGACCAGCCCGACAACGACCCTGCGCCCTTCAAGGGTCCGTTCGTGCCGGCGGTCGAGTGCGCCGCCGCGATCATGGAGGGCATGGAGGGCGACGGCTTCGAGTACTACGTGCCAGCTGCGTTCCCCGGCGGCGGCACGCAGTACGACGTTGTCGTGAACAAGACGGCCGACACCGACGCCTTCGTGAGGCTGATGGGCACGCTCGACGAGTCCACTCGCGGGGACTGA
- a CDS encoding L,D-transpeptidase yields the protein MNRHIRPAFAAVVTLSLLAAGCGGRGDASLGRTVEITTPPPTATGATQSRFPFVAKAIVPQLAVYNAPEDSQADRVLDNPWVLDPAYPDQTVPQVFLVKEQRADGWVRVLLPIRPNGSTGWVRATDVSLTPNPFRVTVELGAHRITVTNDQTVLYQGDIAIGTGDTPTPTGAYFVRVKIRAIDPTTVYGPYAWGLSSHSDVLETFNGGDGEIGIHGNNDASVLGRDVTHGCVRMDNDAITTLTNTITLGTPVDIVA from the coding sequence GTGAACCGCCACATCCGCCCCGCGTTTGCCGCCGTCGTCACGCTGAGCCTCCTCGCTGCCGGTTGTGGCGGACGGGGCGACGCGTCGCTCGGGCGCACCGTGGAAATCACGACCCCGCCCCCGACGGCGACCGGAGCCACGCAGTCACGGTTTCCCTTTGTGGCCAAAGCGATCGTGCCGCAGCTCGCGGTGTACAACGCGCCCGAGGACAGCCAGGCCGACCGAGTGCTCGACAACCCCTGGGTCCTCGACCCTGCCTATCCCGACCAGACGGTCCCACAGGTGTTCCTCGTGAAGGAGCAACGGGCCGACGGTTGGGTGCGAGTGCTCCTCCCCATCCGCCCCAACGGGAGCACCGGTTGGGTACGCGCGACCGACGTAAGCCTCACACCGAACCCCTTTCGCGTGACGGTCGAGCTCGGCGCACACCGGATCACGGTCACAAACGACCAGACCGTCCTCTACCAGGGCGACATCGCGATCGGCACCGGCGACACGCCCACGCCCACCGGCGCGTACTTCGTACGCGTGAAGATACGGGCGATCGATCCCACCACGGTGTACGGGCCGTATGCGTGGGGCCTGTCGAGCCACTCAGATGTGCTCGAAACGTTCAATGGCGGTGACGGCGAGATCGGCATCCACGGCAACAACGACGCCTCGGTACTCGGCCGCGACGTCACCCACGGCTGCGTGCGGATGGACAACGACGCGATCACCACGCTCACGAACACGATCACGCTCGGGACACCCGTCGACATCGTGGCTTGA
- a CDS encoding DNA-3-methyladenine glycosylase 2 family protein produces MARRELVEASDDLARRSPHFAAIVKTAGPCELRRGRLRRTHFAELARAVCYQQLAGSAARAIHGRFEGLFDGDPTPERVLTASVDTLRGVGLSASKVASIRDLAEHVVAGTVALDRIARRCDARVVEELTLVRGIGRWTAEMFLMFQLGRLDVWPVDDFGVRKGYARLYGLAELPTPRALQPLGDEFRPHRSVAAWYCWRAADDQFGAG; encoded by the coding sequence ATGGCGCGCCGTGAGCTCGTCGAGGCGAGCGACGACCTCGCTCGTCGTTCCCCGCATTTTGCTGCGATCGTGAAGACGGCCGGTCCGTGCGAGCTGCGACGCGGCCGCCTGCGCCGCACGCACTTCGCCGAGCTCGCCCGCGCGGTGTGCTACCAACAGCTCGCCGGGTCTGCGGCGAGGGCGATCCACGGACGATTCGAAGGTCTCTTCGACGGCGATCCCACACCGGAGCGGGTGCTCACGGCGTCGGTCGACACACTCCGCGGGGTCGGGCTCTCGGCGTCGAAGGTGGCGTCGATTCGCGACCTCGCCGAGCACGTGGTCGCCGGCACCGTCGCGCTCGATCGCATCGCGCGGCGTTGCGACGCGCGGGTCGTCGAGGAGCTCACCCTGGTGCGTGGCATCGGCCGGTGGACGGCGGAGATGTTCCTGATGTTCCAGCTCGGTCGTCTCGACGTCTGGCCCGTCGACGATTTCGGCGTGCGGAAGGGTTACGCGCGGCTGTACGGCCTCGCGGAGCTCCCGACACCGCGGGCCCTGCAGCCGCTCGGTGACGAGTTCCGCCCGCACCGGTCGGTCGCGGCGTGGTACTGCTGGCGCGCCGCCGACGATCAGTTCGGCGCCGGCTGA
- a CDS encoding DUF6624 domain-containing protein produces MREELLGMVATGPDPETLRAYAERLWEILDDYEVWPGRRLVGGDGSRAAWLIAQFAIEDPGLQKRCLEALEVAVAYGDADPVHSAYLVDRVRMADGLDQLYGSQFVTGADGELMPWPVDDPVKVEARRQRLGLPPFAEHAAEMAAQWRRRQPAPN; encoded by the coding sequence TTGCGCGAAGAGCTGCTCGGCATGGTTGCGACCGGGCCCGACCCCGAAACCCTGCGCGCCTACGCCGAACGTCTGTGGGAGATCCTCGACGACTACGAGGTGTGGCCGGGTCGACGATTGGTCGGCGGCGACGGCTCGCGCGCCGCGTGGCTCATTGCCCAGTTTGCGATCGAAGACCCCGGGCTGCAGAAGCGGTGCCTCGAAGCACTGGAGGTCGCGGTCGCGTACGGCGACGCCGATCCAGTGCACTCCGCGTACCTCGTCGATCGCGTGCGCATGGCCGACGGTCTCGATCAGCTCTACGGATCGCAGTTCGTGACCGGCGCCGACGGCGAGTTGATGCCATGGCCGGTCGACGACCCGGTGAAGGTGGAGGCAAGGCGGCAGCGCCTCGGACTCCCGCCGTTCGCCGAGCACGCCGCCGAGATGGCCGCGCAGTGGCGTCGCCGTCAGCCGGCGCCGAACTGA
- a CDS encoding ABC-F family ATP-binding cassette domain-containing protein gives MSPSSFSLVARDLARFRGGTTVLDGVDLTVSRRTRLGVVGPNGVGKTTLLRLLAGLDQADRGTVTRTPPNARVGYLPQEPERSAHETLLEFLGRRSGVSAADAELERATAALARGAAGSDNEYARALDDYLAAGGPDFDPRARATCADLGLPEALLSAPTAILSGGQAARASLAAIVVSRFDVFLLDEPTNDLDFAGLARLERFLDGLDGGVVVVSHDRTFLDRTVTRVLELDEHARTGTELGGGWSGYLEARATARRHAEDEYAAYRAERSRLEARARTQRQWAVEGVRKARRSPDNDKMQRDFRINASERQASKVRATGHALTRLEAVEKPWESWDLRFTVATASRSGNVVLRLAGAVIERGSFRLGPVDLEIGWAERVAIVGPNGSGKTTLLGALLGDVPLSVGERWLGPGVVVGEMDQARSAFVSDRPLLDTFVTATRLTRGEARSLLAKFGLGADHVLRRAATLSPGERTRAVLASFAAQGVNCLVLDEPTNHLDLPAIEQLELALDGYDGTLLLVSHDRALLEAVRVTRTVDAQAWSSPPT, from the coding sequence ATGTCTCCTTCCTCCTTCTCGCTCGTCGCCCGTGACCTCGCGCGTTTCCGAGGTGGCACAACGGTGCTCGACGGCGTCGACCTCACCGTCAGCCGGCGTACCCGCCTCGGCGTCGTGGGGCCCAACGGCGTCGGCAAGACCACACTGTTGCGGCTCCTCGCGGGGCTCGACCAAGCCGACCGCGGCACCGTCACGCGCACACCGCCGAACGCGCGCGTCGGCTATCTGCCACAAGAGCCCGAGCGATCCGCGCACGAAACGCTGCTCGAGTTCCTCGGTCGGCGTTCGGGTGTCAGCGCGGCCGACGCCGAGCTCGAGCGCGCCACCGCCGCGCTTGCCAGGGGCGCGGCCGGTAGCGATAACGAATACGCGCGCGCCCTCGATGACTATCTCGCCGCGGGTGGTCCCGACTTCGACCCTCGTGCGCGCGCGACGTGCGCCGACCTGGGGCTGCCCGAGGCACTGCTCTCCGCGCCCACCGCGATATTGTCCGGTGGTCAGGCGGCGCGCGCGTCCCTTGCCGCGATCGTCGTGAGCCGCTTCGACGTGTTCCTGCTCGACGAGCCCACGAACGATCTCGACTTCGCGGGCCTCGCTCGGCTCGAGCGGTTCCTCGACGGGCTCGACGGCGGCGTGGTCGTCGTGAGCCACGACCGCACATTCCTCGATCGGACCGTGACCCGCGTGCTCGAGCTCGACGAACACGCGCGCACCGGGACCGAGCTCGGTGGCGGCTGGTCCGGCTACCTCGAAGCCCGCGCGACGGCGCGCCGTCATGCCGAGGACGAGTACGCCGCCTATCGGGCCGAACGGAGCCGGCTCGAGGCGCGGGCGCGCACGCAGCGCCAGTGGGCGGTCGAGGGCGTGCGGAAGGCGAGGCGCAGCCCCGACAACGACAAGATGCAGCGTGACTTCCGGATCAACGCTTCAGAGCGGCAGGCATCCAAGGTGCGGGCAACCGGCCACGCGCTCACTCGGCTGGAGGCGGTGGAGAAGCCATGGGAGAGCTGGGACCTCCGCTTCACCGTGGCAACCGCGTCGCGCAGTGGCAACGTGGTGCTGAGGCTCGCCGGCGCGGTGATCGAACGCGGCAGTTTCCGGCTCGGCCCGGTCGATCTCGAGATCGGATGGGCAGAACGGGTGGCCATCGTCGGGCCGAACGGCTCGGGCAAGACGACGCTGCTCGGGGCGCTGCTGGGGGACGTGCCGCTGTCGGTGGGGGAACGCTGGCTCGGACCGGGTGTGGTGGTCGGCGAGATGGACCAGGCGCGATCGGCGTTTGTGTCCGACCGTCCCCTGCTCGACACGTTCGTCACCGCAACACGCCTGACGCGCGGCGAGGCGCGCTCGTTGCTCGCGAAGTTCGGACTCGGTGCCGACCACGTGTTGCGTAGGGCGGCGACGCTGTCCCCGGGCGAACGGACACGCGCAGTGCTCGCGAGCTTCGCCGCGCAGGGCGTGAATTGCCTGGTGCTCGACGAGCCCACGAACCACCTCGACCTGCCTGCCATCGAGCAGCTGGAACTTGCGCTCGACGGGTACGACGGCACCCTGCTGCTCGTGTCGCACGACCGCGCACTGCTCGAGGCGGTACGTGTGACGCGAACCGTCGATGCTCAGGCTTGGAGCTCACCGCCCACGTAG
- a CDS encoding DUF427 domain-containing protein, with translation MTETSANPHHITVEDVDDVVRVEVDGTVLAESSRARVLREGAITPRYYFPPDDVNTEFLVATDNSSTCPFKGDASYWSVVLGDVHHKNLVWSYEAPISGMEPITELLCFYNERVDLYVGGELQA, from the coding sequence ATGACCGAGACGAGCGCGAACCCGCATCACATCACCGTGGAAGACGTCGACGACGTCGTGCGTGTCGAGGTCGACGGCACGGTCCTCGCCGAGTCGTCCCGCGCGCGAGTGCTGCGCGAAGGCGCGATCACTCCGCGCTACTACTTTCCGCCCGACGACGTGAACACGGAGTTCCTCGTCGCCACCGACAACAGCTCGACGTGTCCGTTCAAGGGAGATGCGTCGTACTGGTCGGTCGTGCTCGGCGACGTGCACCACAAGAATCTTGTGTGGAGCTACGAAGCGCCGATCTCCGGCATGGAGCCCATCACCGAGCTCCTGTGCTTCTACAACGAGCGCGTCGACCTCTACGTGGGCGGTGAGCTCCAAGCCTGA
- a CDS encoding transglycosylase family protein, which yields MLVPTRATIVAVIALLALPLVGGPARAADADGEQSIAALRSQADAIAGRYFDALARYATLDREITANRKVVAALAAGARRARADARDRAVSAYRTSSAQLSSIVDSHDSLAAARRVRLIDHVNERDQAIYSRLRATTKALSMRRRALEADRKAQADALDSLHEQSTAMEAKLALAQQQQQQQQEQEQARLAAQTIAAPATTAAPPDSTLPTTTAPPPKVVTPAPPPNYQGTPGVHPKHVDPFLTCVRTRESGGNYRAVNPAGPYLGAYQFLQATWNGAANHAGRTNLVGVPANLATPYDQDDVAWALYQWQGAGPWGGACP from the coding sequence ATGCTCGTCCCTACGCGCGCGACGATCGTCGCCGTCATTGCGCTCCTCGCGTTGCCGCTGGTCGGTGGGCCCGCGCGCGCGGCCGACGCGGACGGCGAGCAGAGTATCGCCGCGCTGCGCTCGCAAGCCGACGCCATCGCGGGTCGCTACTTCGACGCGCTCGCGCGATACGCGACCCTCGATCGCGAGATCACGGCGAACCGGAAGGTGGTTGCCGCGCTCGCGGCGGGTGCACGCAGAGCACGGGCCGACGCTCGCGATCGAGCGGTGTCGGCGTACCGGACATCTTCCGCGCAGTTGTCGAGCATCGTGGACAGTCATGACTCGCTCGCAGCCGCGCGCCGGGTTCGGCTCATCGACCACGTGAACGAGCGCGATCAGGCGATCTACTCCCGGCTGCGCGCGACCACCAAGGCGCTGAGCATGAGGCGCCGCGCACTCGAGGCCGACCGCAAGGCGCAGGCCGACGCCCTCGACTCGCTCCACGAGCAGAGCACGGCGATGGAGGCGAAACTCGCGCTCGCGCAGCAGCAGCAGCAGCAGCAGCAGGAGCAGGAGCAGGCACGGCTCGCGGCCCAAACCATCGCGGCGCCGGCGACGACGGCCGCACCGCCGGACAGCACGTTGCCCACCACGACTGCCCCACCGCCAAAGGTCGTGACGCCGGCCCCGCCCCCCAACTACCAGGGAACGCCGGGTGTCCACCCCAAGCACGTCGACCCCTTCCTCACCTGCGTGCGGACGCGCGAGAGCGGGGGCAACTACCGCGCAGTGAATCCGGCAGGTCCGTACCTCGGCGCCTACCAGTTCCTCCAGGCAACGTGGAACGGCGCCGCGAACCACGCGGGACGCACGAATCTCGTGGGGGTCCCGGCGAACCTCGCGACGCCCTACGACCAGGACGACGTAGCGTGGGCGCTCTACCAGTGGCAGGGTGCCGGCCCGTGGGGTGGAGCCTGCCCATGA
- the aat gene encoding leucyl/phenylalanyl-tRNA--protein transferase produces the protein MTEPAPTRWALPSPREPVDGEIVGIGADLEPGTLLGAYRTGLFPMRLRAQGPLAWWSPDPRGVIPLDALHVSRSLRRSCRPFEIRVDSAFEAVMRACADPRRPHGWIDEQFVTAYVALHRLGWAHSVEAWRDDELAGGLYGVAIGGLFAAESKFHRERDASKVALVGLVDVMRAGGATLLDVQWTTPHLESLGAVDVPRDEYLRRLEAAIALPQPEVFSGVPE, from the coding sequence GTGACCGAGCCAGCGCCGACCCGGTGGGCGCTCCCGTCACCCCGGGAGCCTGTCGACGGCGAGATCGTGGGGATCGGGGCGGATCTCGAGCCGGGCACGCTCCTGGGCGCCTACCGCACCGGGCTGTTCCCGATGCGCCTGCGCGCGCAAGGCCCGCTCGCGTGGTGGTCGCCTGACCCGCGTGGAGTGATCCCGCTCGACGCCCTGCACGTGAGCCGATCGCTGCGCCGTTCGTGCCGGCCCTTCGAGATACGTGTCGATTCCGCGTTCGAAGCAGTCATGCGCGCGTGCGCGGACCCGCGACGTCCACACGGTTGGATCGACGAGCAGTTCGTCACTGCGTACGTCGCGTTGCACCGCCTCGGGTGGGCACACAGCGTCGAGGCGTGGCGCGACGACGAGCTCGCGGGCGGACTCTACGGAGTGGCGATCGGCGGGCTCTTCGCAGCCGAGTCGAAGTTCCACCGCGAGCGCGACGCGTCGAAGGTCGCGCTCGTCGGGCTTGTCGACGTCATGCGCGCCGGGGGTGCAACGTTGCTCGACGTGCAGTGGACCACGCCGCATCTCGAGTCGCTCGGCGCGGTCGACGTGCCGCGCGACGAGTACCTCCGCCGACTCGAAGCCGCGATCGCCCTGCCGCAGCCCGAGGTGTTCTCGGGTGTCCCCGAGTAG
- a CDS encoding ArsC/Spx/MgsR family protein: MDEPKEDMPREDMPREDMPGEDMIVYFNPVCSKARGAVEILQDKGAHFEVIEYLKELPSRADLERIVDAIPDPPSALVRKDKRFKELGLDEGDYETMEQVVAVLLAHPELMERPVVFHGDRALICRPSEKVLELLD; this comes from the coding sequence ATGGACGAGCCCAAAGAAGACATGCCGAGAGAAGACATGCCCAGAGAAGACATGCCCGGAGAAGACATGATCGTGTACTTCAACCCGGTCTGCAGCAAAGCGCGCGGCGCGGTCGAGATCCTGCAGGACAAGGGCGCCCACTTCGAGGTGATCGAGTACCTGAAGGAGCTGCCGAGTCGTGCCGACCTCGAGCGCATCGTCGACGCGATCCCTGACCCCCCGTCGGCACTGGTCCGCAAGGACAAGCGCTTCAAGGAGCTCGGTCTCGACGAGGGTGACTACGAGACCATGGAGCAGGTCGTCGCCGTGCTGCTCGCGCACCCCGAGCTCATGGAGCGCCCCGTGGTGTTCCACGGCGATCGCGCCCTCATCTGCCGCCCCAGCGAGAAGGTCCTCGAACTCCTCGACTGA
- a CDS encoding MMPL family transporter, with the protein MSRFLDRLGRNAARHHWWFIGAWFVAAVVAVFVAAGLDGQTNDSFQIPGAQSQQALDLLETRFPTQAGATATVVFDAQPGLDNPQVQPPIQSSITALGKLPHVASVGALITAKKEPYAGKIGLVTVQYDTQVQDVGLDAYKQLQQATEPAAKAGVRLAYGGAVVDYSNRPPQGNADLVGIMAAVVILLFAFGSVVAMGLPILTALFGLGVGIALIHVIAAVTTIGTLAPILATMIGLGVGIDYSLFIITRYRENVADGMTIEAAAGHSVATAGQAVLFAGCTVVIAICGLAISGIPYVAKLGYMSALVVVVMMIAAMTLLPAMIGLVGKSIDRWRVPSPFHHHDRSGHSQTESIWARWATTVARHAWGFAIVGIAILLLLAWPVLSMRLGESDDGNLPTSTTQRQAYDLIADGFGAGTNGPLLVVVQLPTANDTELLTSISQAISKNSNVADVLPPDLSPNTTGPRVAVLTVFPKTSPESPQTSALVEELRSSVLPAVIATGGAQAYVGGLTAAYIDIGNRISDRLPYFIGAVVLFSFLLLMLVFHSVLVPLTAAVMNLLSVAAAYGVTVAVFQWGWAKDVIGLESTVPIVPFIPMMMFAVLFGLSMDYQVFLLTRIREEYDLSGNTRQAVVLGLARTARVITSAALIMIFVFGAFIANLTPEVKMFGLGLAFAVLVDATIVRMMLVPSIMEILGDANWWFPKWLSWLPRLDIDSAAKPAPNPQPQPHPEPASVGRG; encoded by the coding sequence TTGTCGCGCTTCCTCGACCGGCTCGGGCGAAATGCCGCACGGCACCACTGGTGGTTCATCGGCGCATGGTTCGTCGCGGCCGTCGTCGCCGTTTTCGTCGCCGCCGGTCTCGACGGCCAGACCAACGACAGCTTCCAGATCCCCGGCGCACAATCGCAGCAGGCCCTCGATCTCCTCGAGACGCGGTTCCCCACCCAGGCGGGCGCAACCGCCACCGTCGTGTTCGATGCGCAACCGGGACTCGACAACCCGCAGGTACAGCCGCCGATCCAGTCGAGCATTACGGCACTTGGGAAACTGCCGCACGTCGCGAGCGTCGGCGCCTTGATCACCGCCAAGAAGGAGCCGTACGCAGGGAAGATCGGCCTCGTCACCGTGCAATACGACACGCAGGTGCAAGACGTCGGGCTCGACGCGTACAAGCAACTGCAACAGGCCACCGAGCCCGCGGCGAAGGCCGGAGTGCGGCTTGCGTACGGCGGCGCGGTCGTCGACTACTCGAACCGTCCACCGCAGGGCAACGCCGACCTCGTCGGCATCATGGCTGCGGTGGTGATCCTGCTGTTCGCGTTCGGATCCGTCGTCGCGATGGGGCTTCCGATTCTCACGGCGCTCTTCGGGCTCGGCGTGGGCATCGCGCTGATCCACGTGATCGCGGCCGTCACGACGATCGGCACGCTCGCACCCATACTCGCCACGATGATCGGGCTCGGCGTGGGCATCGACTACTCGCTGTTCATCATCACTCGTTACCGCGAGAACGTGGCCGACGGTATGACGATCGAGGCGGCGGCGGGACACTCGGTCGCGACCGCAGGTCAAGCAGTGCTCTTCGCGGGCTGCACAGTGGTGATCGCGATCTGCGGTCTCGCGATCTCGGGGATCCCCTACGTCGCCAAGCTCGGTTACATGTCGGCGCTCGTCGTGGTCGTGATGATGATCGCCGCGATGACCCTGCTCCCAGCGATGATCGGTCTCGTGGGAAAGTCGATCGACCGGTGGCGCGTCCCCAGCCCGTTCCATCATCACGATCGATCCGGCCATTCACAAACGGAGTCGATCTGGGCCCGCTGGGCCACCACGGTGGCGCGTCACGCCTGGGGGTTCGCGATCGTGGGCATCGCGATCCTCCTCCTGCTGGCGTGGCCGGTGCTGAGCATGCGGCTCGGCGAGTCCGACGACGGCAACCTGCCCACCTCGACCACCCAGCGCCAGGCCTACGACCTCATCGCCGACGGCTTCGGCGCGGGAACGAACGGTCCGTTGCTCGTGGTCGTGCAGCTCCCCACGGCGAACGACACCGAGCTGCTCACGAGCATCTCCCAGGCAATTTCGAAGAACAGCAACGTCGCCGACGTCCTTCCACCCGACCTCAGCCCGAACACAACGGGCCCGCGGGTCGCGGTCCTCACGGTTTTCCCCAAGACCTCACCCGAAAGCCCGCAGACATCCGCACTCGTGGAGGAACTGCGGAGCAGCGTGCTCCCGGCGGTCATCGCCACGGGCGGCGCGCAAGCGTACGTCGGCGGGCTCACCGCCGCCTACATCGACATCGGCAACCGGATCAGCGACCGGCTCCCCTACTTCATCGGCGCCGTCGTGCTGTTCTCGTTCCTGCTGCTCATGCTGGTGTTCCATTCGGTGCTCGTGCCGCTCACCGCCGCGGTGATGAACCTGCTGTCGGTCGCCGCGGCGTACGGAGTGACGGTGGCGGTGTTCCAGTGGGGCTGGGCCAAGGACGTCATCGGGCTCGAGAGCACGGTGCCCATCGTGCCGTTCATACCCATGATGATGTTCGCGGTGCTGTTCGGGCTCTCGATGGACTACCAGGTGTTCCTGCTCACGCGCATCCGCGAGGAGTACGACCTGAGTGGCAACACTCGTCAGGCCGTTGTGCTCGGGCTGGCACGCACGGCGCGTGTCATCACGTCGGCCGCGCTGATCATGATCTTCGTGTTCGGCGCGTTCATCGCCAACCTCACACCGGAAGTAAAGATGTTCGGCTTGGGCCTCGCGTTCGCAGTGCTCGTCGACGCGACGATCGTGCGCATGATGCTCGTGCCCTCGATCATGGAGATCCTCGGCGACGCGAACTGGTGGTTCCCCAAGTGGCTCTCCTGGCTGCCCCGCCTCGACATCGACAGCGCAGCGAAACCCGCGCCGAATCCCCAACCCCAGCCCCATCCCGAACCGGCGTCAGTAGGCCGCGGATAG